From one Rosa rugosa chromosome 4, drRosRugo1.1, whole genome shotgun sequence genomic stretch:
- the LOC133742048 gene encoding 2-C-methyl-D-erythritol 4-phosphate cytidylyltransferase, chloroplastic encodes MGLLVHALGFTLSASSSLLFSSNDNLRIPPISHSNLRFAGHQFNFREKHRKARIATSSFTCFSAQEDKPEESVTVKEKSVSVILLAGGKGKRMGASMPKQYLPLLSQPIALYSFYTFSRMPQVKEIIVVCDPSYRDVFEDSKHKIHTELKFTLPGKERQDSVYSGLQAIDLTSELVCIHDSARPLVSSGDVEKVLKDGWLNGAAVLGVPVKATIKEANYESFVVRTLDRRTLWEMQTPQVIKPELLKKGFELVNREGLEVTDDVSIVEHLPHPVYITEGSYTNIKVTTPDDLLLAERILSMNTKKSSG; translated from the exons atggGGCTCTTGGTTCATGCACTTGGCTTCACCctctctgcttcttcttcactGCTCTTCTCCTCAAATGACAACCTCCGAATTCCGCCAATCTCACACTCCAACCTACGATTTGCAG gtcatcaattCAATTTCAGGGAAAAGCATCGTAAGGCTAGAATTGCAACCTCCAGCTTCACTTGTTTCTCTGCCCAGGAAGAT AAACCGGAGGAGTCTGTAACAGTGAAAGAGAAAAGCGTGTCAGTGATTCTTTTGGCTGGGGGGAAGGGTAAAAGGATGGGT GCCAGTATGCCGAAACAGTATCTCCCGCTTTTAAGCCAGCCTATTGCATTGTACAG CTTCTATACTTTCTCACGCATGCCTCAAGTGAAGGAAATCATTGTAGTTTGTGATCCCTCCTACAGGGATGTTTTTGAAG ACTCCAAGCATAAGATCCACACGGAACTTAAATTCACGCTGCCTGGGAAGGAAAGACAAGATTCTGTTTACAGTGGACTCCAG GCTATTGATTTGACCTCTGAGCTTGTTTGCATCCATGACTCTGCAAGACCTCTGGTATCGTCAGGAGATGTTGAGAAG GTTCTTAAAGATGGTTGGTTAAATGGAGCAGCTGTACTTGGGGTTCCAGTAAAAGCGACCATCAAAGAG GCAAACTATGAGTCTTTTGTAGTCCGAACTCTGGACAGGAGAACACTCTGGGAAATGCAGACACCACAG GTCATCAAACCTGAGTTGCTCAAAAAGGGCTTTGAACTTGTTAACAG AGAAGGCCTTGAAGTTACCGATGACGTGTCTATTGTTGAGCACCTTCCACATCCTGTGTACATCACTGAAGGATCTTACACCAACATCAAG GTCACAACGCCAGATGATTTATTACTCGCAGAAAGAATATTGAGTATGAACACTAAAAAGTCTTCAGGATGA
- the LOC133742047 gene encoding ubiquinone biosynthesis O-methyltransferase, mitochondrial-like: MAMTWKLLKQLRAPYTVTASTSLHRILPPRLLNLHNATRIFSNGPPLPPPSGEPPLIQLPQNPPSPSPSSLNQAELAKFAAISGTWWDSEGPFKPLHAMNPTRLAFIRSTLCRHFRRDPLSARPFEGLRFIDVGCGGGILSEPLARMGAIVTGVDAVEKNIKIARLHADLDPVTSKIEYQCTTAEKLVEEQKSFDAVFALEVIEHVENPADFCKSLSALTVPSGATVISTINRSMRAYATAIIAAEYLLHWLPKGTHQWSNFLTPEELVLILERASISVQEMAGFAYNPVTGRWSISDDVSVNFIAYGTKTKTGNLEI; this comes from the exons ATGGCCATGACTTGGAAGCTCCTGAAGCAACTCCGAGCACCGTACACCGTCACCGCCTCTACGAGCCTCCACCGAATTCTACCCCCTCGATTGCTGAACTTGCATAATGCCACTAGAATTTTCTCAAATGGGCCTCCGCTGCCTCCTCCTTCTGGAGAGCCTCCTCTGATTCAACTGCCGCAAAACCCTCCCTCTCCGTCTCCGTCGTCGCTGAACCAGGCAGAGCTCGCTAAGTTTGCCGCCATTTCCGGGACCTG GTGGGATTCGGAAGGACCATTCAAGCCGTTGCATGCAATGAATCCTACAAGGCTTGCATTCATTCGCTCAACACTGTGTCGTCATTTCAG GAGGGACCCGTTATCTGCTAGGCCCTTTGAAGGGCTCAGATTTATTGATGTTGGCTGTGGAGGTGGGATTCTTTCTGAG CCTTTAGCTCGGATGGGAGCTATTGTAACAGGAGTTGATGCTGTTGAGAAAAACATCAAGATAGCTCGCCTTCACGCA GACTTGGATCCAGTGACCTCAAAAATTGAATATCAATGCACTACAGCTG AAAAGCTAGTCGAGGAACAAAAGAGTTTTGATGCTGTGTTTGCTTTAGAG GTGATTGAGCACGTGGAAAATCCTGCTGATTTCTGTAAATCTCTGTCAGCCTTAACTGTTCCCAGTGGAGCTACCGTGATTTCAACGATTAACCGTTCTATGAGAGCATATGCCACTGCCATAATTGCAGCCGAGTATCTGCTCCACTGG CTTCCTAAAGGTACACATCAATGGTCAAATTTTCTTACTCCTGAAGAACTAGTCCTGATCCTGGAGCGTGCTTCTATTTCA GTCCAAGAGATGGCTGGGTTTGCATACAACCCTGTGACAGGAAGATGGTCAATATCTGATGATGTTAGTGTAAATTTCATCGCTTATGGTACTAAAACCAAAACAGGCAATTTAGAAATATAA
- the LOC133742049 gene encoding uncharacterized protein LOC133742049: MGDTEVTIKCKKTVFVTVGTTSFDALVKAVDTEEVKEELSRRGYTDLLIQMGRGSYIPSKSEEGDDDSIAVDYFTFSSSIAEYLRAASLVISHAGSGSIFETLQLRKPLIVVVNEDLMDNHQSELAEELTDRKHLYYAHPQTLCRIIADMEVESLIPYHPGDATPVAKHINRFLGFAED, translated from the coding sequence ATGGGAGATACTGAGGTCACAATCAAGTGTAAGAAGACAGTTTTTGTGACTGTTGGAACTACTAGTTTTGATGCTCTAGTGAAAGCCGTGGATACAGAAGAGGTTAAAGAAGAGCTGTCAAGAAGAGGGTACACTGACCTTCTCATTCAAATGGGCCGTGGCTCCTACATTCCCTCAAAGTCTGAAGAAGGAGATGATGACTCCATTGCGGTAGATTACTTCACTTTTTCATCAAGCATTGCAGAGTATCTGAGAGCAGCATCTCTTGTAATTAGTCATGCAGGTTCAGGGAGCATATTTGAGACATTGCAGCTTAGGAAGCCCTTAATTGTCGTGGTTAATGAAGATTTGATGGACAACCATCAAAGTGAGTTGGCAGAAGAACTAACAGACAGGAAGCATCTGTACTATGCTCACCCACAGACACTTTGTCGCATTATAGCAGATATGGAAGTGGAGTCCCTCATTCCATACCATCCAGGTGATGCCACCCCAGTTGCCAAGCATATCAATAGGTTTCTTGGTTTTGCAGAGGATTGA
- the LOC133742050 gene encoding NADH dehydrogenase [ubiquinone] 1 beta subcomplex subunit 3-B-like, with the protein MGSSSKPLGPTGEFFRRRDEWRKHPMLSNQLRHATPGLGIALVAFGVYLVGEQFYNRVISPPSSHSSSSSSH; encoded by the coding sequence atgggaagCAGCAGCAAGCCGTTGGGACCCACAGGGGAGTTCTTCAGGAGAAGGGACGAGTGGAGGAAGCACCCGATGCTTTCGAATCAGCTCCGCCACGCCACTCCCGGCCTCGGCATCGCTCTCGTCGCCTTCGGTGTCTACTTGGTCGGCGAGCAGTTCTACAACCGCGTCatctctcctccttcttctcactcctcctcctcctcttctcacTGA